One segment of Panicum virgatum strain AP13 chromosome 3K, P.virgatum_v5, whole genome shotgun sequence DNA contains the following:
- the LOC120700904 gene encoding uncharacterized protein LOC120700904, with the protein MDAYCKEIHKLEAHFSGLEFDHVLRDYNVAADVLSKLGSKRGLKVRIFDPIKKYGSKWIQELPRVVWGLRTQRSWATSYSHFFMVYGSEAILPTDIAFGAPHTQNYDEGEAETTRRIDLDLAEEHYLTAALQHARYEQQLRHYHDKNIQQRDFNVGNLVLRQVHTPGGKLTPPWEGPFIVSSVVLPGTYRLQREDGTDVGNP; encoded by the exons ATGGACGCCTACTGCAAGGAGATCCACAAGCTCGAGGCCCACTTCTCCGGCCTAGAATTTGATCATGTCCTCCGAGACTACAACGTGGCAGCCGACGTACTCTCCAAGCTGGGCTCCAAGCGG GGGCTCAAAGTCAGGATTTTCGACCCGATCAAAAAATATGGCTCCAAGTGGATCCAAGAACTACCTAGAGTAGTATGGGGACTGCGCACGCAGAGAAGCTGGGCCACCAGCTACTCCCACTTCTTCATGGTCTACGGTTCTGAGGCTATCCTCCCGACGGATATTGCCTTTGGTGCTCCGCACACCCAGAACTACGACGAAGGCGAGGCCGAAACAACTCGGCGAATAGACCTCGACTTGGCCGAGGAGCACTATTTGACGGCAGCCCTCCAGCACGCCCGGTACGAGCAGCAGCTACGCCATTATCATGACAAAAACATCCAGCAGCGTGACTTCAACGTCGGCAACCTGGTACTCCGACAGGTCCACACCCCCGGAGGCAAGTTAACTCCCCCATGGGAGGGACCCTTCATCGTGAGCAGTGTAGTTCTCCCAGGAACCTACAGGCTGCAGCGCGAGGATGGAACGGACGTGGGCAATCCATAG